The Strix aluco isolate bStrAlu1 chromosome 1, bStrAlu1.hap1, whole genome shotgun sequence genome has a window encoding:
- the LRRC30 gene encoding leucine-rich repeat-containing protein 30 produces the protein MGTEHSKNEGQRSMVFLRKGPKLPAWEDALLSGKEPKSLLKRGLRYVSLSLIMKGMTSTPDFLWGLPEVQKLNLSRNQLVVIPPSLGKLDRLVVLNLGGNCLKCLPKEIGLLRNLKVLFVNMNCLTEVPAELSLCRKLEVLSLSHNYISQLPLSFTDLTSLRKLNLSNNRFVQIPLCIFALRSLDFLHLGSNRLESIAESVQYLVNLQIFIVENNNIRTLPRSLCFITALELLNVDYNAIQTLPDELYLLRRLPRIAWNPMDKGLHIAHNPLSRPLPEVVEGGLDVLFNYLREKKENN, from the coding sequence ATGGGAACTGAGCACTCAAAGAACGAGGGCCAAAGGAGCATGGTTTTTCTGAGGAAAGGTCCAAAGTTGCCTGCATGGGAAGATGCTCTTCTCTCAGGGAAAGAACCCAAGTCACTGCTGAAACGGGGATTGCGTTATGTCAGCTTGAGCCTCATAATGAAAGGGATGACCAGCACGCCTGACTTCTTGTGGGGACTGCCCGAGGTACAGAAACTGAACCTTTCACGTAACCAGCTGGTGGTGATTCCTCCTTCGCTGGGGAAACTGGACAGGCTTGTAGTGCTGAACTTGGGTGGCAACTGCCTTAAGTGTCTGCCTAAAGAGATTGGGTTGCTGAGGAACCTGAAGGTCTTGTTCGTCAATATGAACTGCCTGACAGAAGTGCCAGCAGAGCTCAGCTTGTGCAGAAAGCTGGAGGTTTTGAGCCTCTCGCACAACTACATCTCACAACTGCCTTTGAGCTTCACCGACCTGACAAGTTTGAGGAAACTGAACCTCAGTAACAATCGCTTTGTGCAAATTCCGCTCTGCATTTTTGCACTGAGAAGCTTAGACTTCTTGCACCTAGGGTCCAACAGGCTTGAAAGCATTGCAGAGAGCGTCCAGTATCTGGTCAATCTGCAAATCTTTATTGTAGAGAATAACAACATACGCACCCTTCCACGGTCTCTCTGCTTCATCACTGCTCTGGAGTTACTAAATGTTGATTACAATGCCATACAGACTCTCCCAGATGAGCTCTACCTGCTGCGCCGGCTGCCACGCATCGCATGGAACCCAATGGACAAAGGCCTCCACATCGCCCACAACCCCTTGTCCCGGCCCCTGCCCGAGGTCGTCGAGGGGGGACTGGATGTCCTCTTCAACTAcctcagggagaaaaaggagaacaaCTGA